The Fulvia fulva chromosome 1, complete sequence region AATGGAGGCCAGCCGACCAAGCACTCGAACATGATGGTACCCACGCTCCACCAATCGCATCCGAAGTCGTAGCCCTTGCCGCTGAAGATCTCAGGAGCGATGTAATCTGGTGTGCCGACGGTTGAGTAGGCGAGCTGACGTCTCGACTTGCGCCAGGTGTTGATCTGATTGCGGTTGGAGACGGTGAGCTGGATTTGGTCGATCGACACACTGTTGCGGTTTTGGGAAGCAGACTTGGACTTGCTTGTGGACATGAGCTGCTGGTAGTAAGATGCTTGATGCTCCTTGGAGAAGCCAGTGGAGAGACCGAAGTCGGTAAGCTTGATGTGTCCGCCACGATCTAGGAGGATGTTGTCTGGCTTAATGTCACTAAAGGACCGTTAGCGCATACTATTTGCGTAGGATGACATATACTCACCGATGGATGAAGCCAAGCTTGTGCACTGCTTCGATGGCTAATGTGATCTCTGCCATATAGAAGCGCGTGATGTCCTCCGAGAAGATCTCGTACTTGATGAGCATTGTCATGAGATCACCACCGGGCAGAAACTCCATCAGCATGTACAAGAAGGTTGTATCCTGGAAGGATGTGTGCAGCTTGACCAGCCAAGGGCTGTCTGCGTTGGCGAGGATGTCACGCTCGGCGCGAACGTGGGCGAGCTGATCCTTCTTGTGCTGCGGAAGTGTCAGTGGCGTGCTTCATGTCAAGTGGTACTGCAACTTACCATCTCTTGCTTGATCAACGACTTCAAAGCGTAGACCTTTCCATCGTGCTTCCTCTGCACCAGACGCACTTCACCGAATGCACCCTTTCCGATGATCTTGACGGTGGAGTAGTTTCCTGGCTTCTCGTGTGTCCTCAAGAACCGCAGGAAATTGGCCTCTGCCTTGCGCGTGCTGTTCTTTTTTTGCTCCTTGCGATTGGCCGAAAGATTCTCGTCGGCGAGGATGGCATCAAGCTCCTTTGCTCTGCAACATGTCAGCTGTGTCATGCCAAAACTCCATTCCTCATCCTACCTCTCATTTCGAGCACGTGCTCTCTCGACATTCTCCTTGAAGAACTCCTGGGTGAGCATCTTCTGTACCTTGACACGCTCGGTGATCGCGGTCGAGTACTTCTCGGGATTCTTTGGAGGCGGCTCATCGTCGTAGATGCTGAGCGGTGGTGGCATGGCCGGCATTGGGGCGTTCAAGTAGTTGCCGTAGCTCTGCGGGGTGGCTCCTGCAGTGCGCGGACGTGCATTCGCGGGTGAAGGCTGTCTGCCGTATGGGCTCGCCGAACGTGGTGAGTTTCCTCCAAGGTTCTGGTGCTGGAACTGATGTGCGAGGCCATTGGTCACATCGTTGTAGCCGCCCGCCGGCGAGCGATAGCCGGCATTGGGAGTGGATGTGCCGCTGGTGTACTGCTGTTGGTATGCATTTGGGTTGTTGTAGAAATAGCCCTGGCTGTTGATGCCACTGGTCGCCTGCTGGGTGCCCCAGACCTCTTGTTGTCCGGCGGCATTGGGGAATGGCTGCGGGAAGGTGGACGGAGTGGTAGGGAAGGCACGACCTTGCTCGGCGGCGAAATTGGGCGGGTTGTTGAAGCCGAAGTTGAGCTGGAGGCGATTGGGGTTGCGGCTGTCAGGCTGCGCCTGCGCCTGCTGTTGGTGTTGGTGTTGCTGCGACTGCTGCTGCTGTTGTTGGTG contains the following coding sequences:
- a CDS encoding Serine/threonine-protein kinase cot-1, with protein sequence MAYQQHQQQQQQSQQHQHQQQAQAQPDSRNPNRLQLNFGFNNPPNFAAEQGRAFPTTPSTFPQPFPNAAGQQEVWGTQQATSGINSQGYFYNNPNAYQQQYTSGTSTPNAGYRSPAGGYNDVTNGLAHQFQHQNLGGNSPRSASPYGRQPSPANARPRTAGATPQSYGNYLNAPMPAMPPPLSIYDDEPPPKNPEKYSTAITERVKVQKMLTQEFFKENVERARARNERAKELDAILADENLSANRKEQKKNSTRKAEANFLRFLRTHEKPGNYSTVKIIGKGAFGEVRLVQRKHDGKVYALKSLIKQEMHKKDQLAHVRAERDILANADSPWLVKLHTSFQDTTFLYMLMEFLPGGDLMTMLIKYEIFSEDITRFYMAEITLAIEAVHKLGFIHRDIKPDNILLDRGGHIKLTDFGLSTGFSKEHQASYYQQLMSTSKSKSASQNRNSVSIDQIQLTVSNRNQINTWRKSRRQLAYSTVGTPDYIAPEIFSGKGYDFGCDWWSVGTIMFECLVGWPPFCAEEPHDTYRKIVDWPRHLNFPPDQQLGPEAEHFIRSLICDSQNRLGRSHGAAELKQHPFFHGVNWDGLRKIRAPFEPKLQSNIDTQYFPIDEIPQVDNSAQLRAQTEAQIGQDDSTLSLPFIGYTYKRFDAFRGT